Below is a window of Candidatus Tumulicola sp. DNA.
ATGCTGACAGATGCTGACCGAATTTGGACCGCATAGCGGTATCCAACTTGAGCGCCGCGCTCGTTTCTAGCGCCGGCACCACGTGACTGTAAACGTCGAGCGTCATGCGCGTTGTACTGTGGCCGAGGCGATCTGCTACTACTTTGGGATGAATGCCCTCGCTCAGCATTTCTGTCGCTGCGGTGTGGCGAAGCGAATGTGGGCCGATACTGCCAATGCCAACCCTTACAGCTAGAACGGGCTCAATCGCTTGACGAATATCTCGTACTACCCGCTCGGTGACCCGCGCCAAGATCTCCCAAACATCATCTCTATCCCGTCCGTCGACACCCCGGGCAACACGGAAACGATAACGGACACGTTCGGCTCTAACGGACTACTCGCATCGCAAGCGACTCAGGGTTATATCGCGGGTTCCGCCACCGCCTACACGACCGGATTTTCCTACGATACCAAGGGTCGGCTTCAGCAGATCACGGGTCCCCGGACCGACGTGGTGCAGCACACGACTGTCGCCTATTACCCAGACAGCGACACCGACATGGCGCGCCGCGGTCAACCCCAAACAATCACCGATGCACTCAGCCATGTCATCACGCTTGCAGCCGATGCAGCTCCTAACAATACGTACAGCATTTTTGGGGATCCGCTGAGTGTGGCGGATCCCAACGGCGTCATCACCGACTTGAGCTATGATGCGCGCGGGCGAACGCTTTCCTCAACGATCAAAGGGGTGACAGGCGATCCGACACCGCTGGCAACCTCCTACGTCTATGACGCCGCGGGCAGGCTCACCAAAATCACACGACCGCTGCTCAACGGGTTGAGCCTGACGTACGACACGAGTAATCGGCTGACCGACGTGATACGGTTCACCGCCAGCACGAATCTCCAGGAGGAGCAAATCGTGCTTGGCTACGACGTCACGAGTCAGTTGACTTCCCAACTCGCTCAAGCATGCACGACGCCAGCGGTTTCGTGCAGCGCGTGGAGTACAAAGCAGCAGGAGACCGTCCAGTATGACAGCTACGGGCGCGTAAGAGAAATTGACCACCCTTTCCCGAGCGGATCGAAGATCTTGTACGGCTACGATTTGGCCGGGAACCTAAACTCAATCCAAGACGAGAATCACAGCACGGCGAACTCGACATACAACTATGATTTTGCCAACCGCCTCACCAGCGTCGTGCAAACGTTGGCAGGTGCGCCGGGCAATCAAATCACGACTAGCTTCGGGTACGACCTGCACGACAATCTGAACTCGGTTATCGACCCCAACAGCAACCAGACCACGTACGCCTTCGACGACTTTGATCGGGTAAGACAGCAGACGTCGCCTGTGAGCGGGGTCAGCAGCTACGCCTACGACCCCGACGACAACCTCCTGACGTTCGCAGACGCCAACGGAGCGATGACCACGCGCACTTTCGATGCGCTGGACCGCGTGCTTTCTGCGATGTCTGTGCGCAGCGGTTTCACGACAGAGACCGTGAATTGGGCCTACGACGACGCCACCAACGGCAACTTCGGCATCGGGCGCCTCAGGAACATCACCGACCCCTCGGGATCGACAACCTACACCTACGACAGGCGCGGTCTGCTCAAGACCGAAGCGCCCACGATCTTGGGGAATGCGTATTCGCAGGCCTATGCGTACGACGGCAACGCCAACCGTACGAGCGTCACCTATCCGGACTCCTCAGTGGTTAATTATACCTTTGATTTCGCGGACCGGCCACTATCGGCGACCCTGGGAAGCACGACCTTTGTGTCATCGGCGAGCTACGCGCCGTTTGGGCCGCTGACCAGTCTTTCGTTCGGGAATACAAAAACGCAGACGCTCAGCTACGATCTCCGCTATCGCCCGACCGAGAACAAATTGTGTTGCGGGAAACACGGAGTAGCGCTCGCAGACTACACATATGCCGAGGACGGGGTTGGCAACATCACGGGCATCACCGACACCGTGAG
It encodes the following:
- a CDS encoding RHS repeat-associated core domain-containing protein, which produces MTNISYYPLGDPRQDLPNIISIPSVDTPGNTETITDTFGSNGLLASQATQGYIAGSATAYTTGFSYDTKGRLQQITGPRTDVVQHTTVAYYPDSDTDMARRGQPQTITDALSHVITLAADAAPNNTYSIFGDPLSVADPNGVITDLSYDARGRTLSSTIKGVTGDPTPLATSYVYDAAGRLTKITRPLLNGLSLTYDTSNRLTDVIRFTASTNLQEEQIVLGYDVTSQLTSQLAQACTTPAVSCSAWSTKQQETVQYDSYGRVREIDHPFPSGSKILYGYDLAGNLNSIQDENHSTANSTYNYDFANRLTSVVQTLAGAPGNQITTSFGYDLHDNLNSVIDPNSNQTTYAFDDFDRVRQQTSPVSGVSSYAYDPDDNLLTFADANGAMTTRTFDALDRVLSAMSVRSGFTTETVNWAYDDATNGNFGIGRLRNITDPSGSTTYTYDRRGLLKTEAPTILGNAYSQAYAYDGNANRTSVTYPDSSVVNYTFDFADRPLSATLGSTTFVSSASYAPFGPLTSLSFGNTKTQTLSYDLRYRPTENKLCCGKHGVALADYTYAEDGVGNITGITDTVSTGFNRTFGYDDLNRLITANTGASLWVTGSYTYDSMGNMKTLGLGGSRTASFSYSGTLPRLTSVTENGTPRSVAYDAAGNESNVGTATYGYGTRNLLESGDTLTYTYDGWGRRLVTSGSQGTRYSFFSPATALLSESALTMSGRPAIAYKYIWFAGRPIAQVDGAGTHWAFADHLGTPEIQTNTSGTITYQAEYEPYGRIFSLRSSDVHQPLRLPGQVAEQFDTGANGATERSYNNFRWYRPGWGRYSEADPLGLVAGANGYPYVLDNPGGRIDPLGLHPGPSITAVGYFQYALDPVYRQQYNDLLLGAGIVGLNVVPVVGEVLDVVAAARIAGLGAALLRLEQSAQEEEPGPLCPNSPIVIGENMNRVRAAAAELGARTYSGFPNAEGLAGSNLAEAQLSHNAEWLLGELRGGSTVIDIGPDIRGLNYPGITSDSYSLELQLLEQFPNTLMFGVKYP